A genomic segment from Neobacillus sp. YX16 encodes:
- the ytxC gene encoding putative sporulation protein YtxC — MAEIIFRSKMDAKRFYDHLLKCFRGNPSNQDILLLEDRYIVKVLDRKVNLEMLKHAFYEFIVKIKRDDWFRAILQDQYFFEDPEEQQHIMEIIYSVLEGQREDLSVLIRENGEEPNIREAVEEIFQDNVSFSFDSFLKFRLRPYLKVLESYVEISIDEYKMEQEYQMFIQTLRDFLTGREPKMDTLHLLFDEEITFFDEKFEEIKRGELMKMIDRKLLFNHPVYVDSASIAPLLSIAPKSILLYTKNPEEPLVRTIRNIFEERVLVKSFKGLRPTKEWIQQENNANENGA; from the coding sequence TTGGCTGAAATCATCTTCCGAAGCAAGATGGATGCGAAGAGATTTTATGATCACTTGCTGAAGTGCTTTCGAGGTAATCCAAGTAATCAAGATATTCTTCTTTTAGAAGATCGATATATAGTTAAGGTTTTGGATAGAAAGGTAAATCTGGAGATGCTTAAACATGCATTTTATGAATTTATCGTAAAAATAAAGCGTGATGATTGGTTTAGAGCTATTTTACAAGATCAATATTTTTTCGAGGATCCAGAAGAACAGCAGCATATCATGGAGATTATTTATTCTGTTCTTGAAGGCCAGCGGGAAGACTTGTCTGTATTAATCAGGGAAAATGGGGAAGAACCAAACATTAGAGAAGCAGTTGAGGAAATCTTTCAGGATAATGTCTCCTTTTCTTTTGATTCCTTTCTTAAATTTCGATTGCGTCCTTATTTAAAAGTATTAGAGAGCTACGTGGAAATATCAATCGACGAATATAAAATGGAGCAGGAATATCAAATGTTTATCCAAACATTAAGAGATTTTTTAACAGGACGTGAGCCAAAAATGGACACGCTGCATCTTCTCTTTGATGAGGAAATTACTTTCTTTGATGAGAAATTTGAAGAAATAAAAAGAGGAGAGTTGATGAAAATGATAGACCGGAAGCTTTTATTTAATCATCCAGTCTATGTAGATTCAGCTTCGATTGCACCCTTGTTATCGATTGCACCTAAAAGTATTCTGCTCTATACGAAAAATCCAGAGGAACCGCTTGTTAGGACCATTAGAAACATTTTTGAAGAAAGAGTTTTAGTAAAATCCTTTAAGGGTTTGCGTCCTACAAAGGAATGGATTCAGCAGGAAAACAACGCAAATGAAAACGGGGCTTGA
- the dnaI gene encoding primosomal protein DnaI has protein sequence MEKINRTLKRLASNEGFQKRYEEQRKQVLNHPDIHDFLSEHQNELNQETIEKSMSKLYEYTQQSKECNRCESLDGCINFMKGYHPDLVLVRNSIDVVYKRCPRKVMADEHKKNQKLIKSLYVPRDILEATFEDFEGDEGRLDAGDKAATFLMNYEAGLKPKGLYLYGMFGVGKSYLLGAIANELAKKQISSMIVYVPELLREMKSAIGDNTLNEKIEALKKESILMLDDIGAEAVSSWTRDEVLGPILQFRMLEKLPTFFTSNFDFQGLEHHLTYSQRGEEEKMKARRIMERIRSLSEPVLVEGPNRRD, from the coding sequence ATGGAAAAAATTAATCGAACACTTAAGCGCTTAGCCTCAAATGAAGGCTTTCAGAAGCGCTATGAAGAGCAGAGGAAGCAGGTACTCAATCACCCTGATATTCATGACTTTTTATCAGAGCACCAAAATGAGCTCAATCAGGAAACGATTGAAAAAAGCATGAGTAAGCTTTATGAGTATACCCAGCAAAGTAAAGAATGTAATCGCTGCGAGAGTCTCGATGGCTGTATTAATTTCATGAAAGGGTATCATCCAGACCTAGTACTGGTACGAAACTCTATTGATGTTGTGTATAAGCGCTGCCCTCGAAAAGTGATGGCAGATGAACATAAGAAGAATCAAAAGCTTATTAAAAGTTTATACGTTCCAAGAGACATATTGGAAGCGACGTTTGAGGACTTTGAAGGTGACGAAGGCCGCCTAGATGCAGGAGATAAGGCCGCCACCTTTTTAATGAATTACGAGGCAGGCCTGAAGCCAAAGGGATTGTATCTTTATGGAATGTTTGGAGTGGGGAAATCCTATTTGTTAGGAGCAATAGCCAACGAGCTTGCTAAGAAGCAAATTTCGTCCATGATTGTTTATGTTCCTGAGCTGCTGCGCGAAATGAAAAGTGCAATTGGCGATAATACCTTAAATGAAAAAATAGAGGCACTGAAGAAAGAATCAATCCTGATGCTTGATGATATAGGGGCTGAAGCCGTTTCTAGCTGGACACGGGATGAAGTATTAGGTCCCATCCTTCAATTCAGAATGCTTGAAAAGCTTCCAACCTTCTTTACCTCTAATTTTGACTTTCAAGGACTTGAGCACCATTTAACCTACAGTCAACGTGGTGAAGAGGAAAAGATGAAAGCACGGAGAATCATGGAAAGAATTCGAAGTTTAAGTGAACCAGTGCTGGTGGAAGGACCAAATCGGCGCGATTAA
- a CDS encoding DnaD domain protein, with product MAQHWQELIPIDRYLVTSNGLLHDYDRKVLTFLYQPLIGSTCLSLYMTLWAELEENRLWSESSTHHLLMNLLSVNLKEIYEARLNLEGIGLLKTYVKSDDSGRSFIYELHPPLNPEQFFLDGMLNIYLYRKIGKNHFSRLKRFFSDKQKPVEEDYVEVTREFQDVFASATPGSLQYMQEHAEELEAEPSLGFIGRKDQKPIQIDTSSFDFEMLLAGLNESLVPQKSLTKKVKEVISNLAFLYGISPIEMKNFILGAINEKDEIDIEDLRKGARDWYQFENYDQLPSLINRTQPAVHQVQLKEPKTQEEKLIRYYETTPPIVIFKELSGGVEPSVSNLKILEEVMIKYKLPPGVVNVLIEVVLRKTDMKFTKNFVESIASHWARLKIKTVKEAMEAARKEERSFKDSKKTGKSTKQKPIRTEVLPDWFDDKGKESVKEPAKENNTELEARKRAIEEKLKAFRK from the coding sequence ATGGCGCAGCATTGGCAGGAATTGATTCCGATTGACCGTTATCTTGTTACGTCAAATGGATTGCTGCATGATTATGATCGCAAAGTGTTGACTTTTTTGTATCAGCCCTTAATCGGCTCAACTTGTTTAAGCTTATATATGACACTATGGGCTGAGCTTGAAGAAAATAGACTGTGGTCTGAATCCTCCACCCATCATTTATTGATGAATTTGTTAAGTGTCAATTTAAAGGAAATATATGAAGCAAGGCTGAACCTTGAGGGGATTGGCTTATTAAAAACCTATGTGAAGAGTGATGATAGTGGACGATCTTTTATTTACGAACTCCATCCACCATTAAATCCAGAGCAATTCTTCCTTGATGGAATGCTTAATATTTATTTATATCGTAAAATTGGGAAAAACCATTTTTCTAGGTTAAAACGCTTTTTTAGTGATAAGCAAAAGCCAGTGGAAGAGGACTATGTAGAGGTGACAAGAGAGTTTCAGGATGTGTTTGCTTCGGCAACTCCTGGCAGCCTTCAGTATATGCAGGAGCATGCTGAGGAATTAGAGGCAGAACCTTCTCTAGGATTTATTGGCAGGAAGGATCAGAAGCCCATTCAAATTGATACCAGTTCCTTTGACTTTGAAATGTTATTGGCGGGTCTAAATGAATCGCTGGTCCCTCAGAAGTCACTCACCAAAAAGGTAAAAGAGGTTATTAGTAACCTTGCCTTTCTATATGGAATCAGCCCTATCGAAATGAAAAACTTTATATTAGGTGCCATTAATGAAAAGGATGAAATTGATATCGAGGACCTTAGAAAAGGGGCACGAGATTGGTATCAATTTGAAAATTATGATCAACTTCCGAGTCTGATAAATAGAACCCAGCCGGCTGTTCACCAGGTCCAATTAAAGGAACCGAAAACGCAGGAAGAAAAATTAATCCGTTATTATGAAACCACACCGCCGATTGTCATTTTTAAAGAACTATCAGGTGGAGTGGAGCCTTCTGTTTCGAATTTAAAAATATTAGAAGAAGTCATGATAAAATATAAACTTCCCCCTGGTGTAGTCAATGTATTGATTGAGGTTGTCCTTAGAAAAACAGATATGAAATTTACAAAGAATTTTGTTGAATCAATTGCAAGCCATTGGGCTCGTCTTAAAATAAAGACCGTGAAGGAAGCGATGGAAGCGGCAAGGAAAGAGGAGCGCAGCTTCAAAGATAGTAAAAAGACAGGAAAATCTACGAAACAAAAACCTATTCGTACAGAAGTATTACCAGATTGGTTTGATGATAAAGGAAAAGAAAGTGTTAAAGAGCCTGCTAAAGAAAATAACACAGAGCTTGAGGCGAGAAAACGCGCAATAGAAGAAAAGCTAAAAGCCTTTCGTAAATAG
- the nrdR gene encoding transcriptional regulator NrdR, whose product MKCPSCQNYGTRVLDSRPVDEGRATRRRRECEECGYRFTTFEKIEEIPLIVVKKEGTREEFSRDKILRGLIKACEKRPVALKELEDITQGVEKELRGQGISEIKSELIGEMVMDRLAHVDEVAYVRFASVYRQFKDINVFIQELKELINKEKS is encoded by the coding sequence ATGAAGTGCCCTTCATGTCAAAATTATGGTACACGTGTGCTTGATTCCCGACCGGTAGATGAGGGTCGTGCAACCCGAAGAAGGCGTGAGTGTGAGGAATGTGGTTATCGTTTTACGACATTCGAGAAGATTGAGGAAATACCACTTATTGTCGTCAAAAAGGAAGGTACAAGGGAAGAATTCAGCCGTGATAAAATTTTACGAGGCTTAATTAAAGCTTGTGAAAAACGCCCCGTTGCTTTAAAAGAATTAGAGGATATTACCCAAGGGGTAGAAAAGGAACTGCGCGGTCAAGGAATATCAGAAATAAAAAGTGAATTGATTGGTGAAATGGTCATGGACAGGCTGGCACATGTGGATGAAGTGGCATATGTGCGCTTTGCATCCGTTTACCGTCAATTTAAAGATATAAACGTTTTTATTCAAGAATTAAAGGAATTGATAAACAAGGAGAAATCCTAA
- the speD gene encoding adenosylmethionine decarboxylase: METMGRHVISELWGCDFEKLNDMNFIEQTFVEAALKSGAEIREVAFHKFAPQGVSGVVIISESHLTIHSFPEHGYASIDVYTCGDLNPNVAADYIAEALNAQTRENIEIPRGMGPVHVKQAKAL, translated from the coding sequence ATGGAAACTATGGGACGTCACGTTATCTCTGAATTATGGGGATGCGATTTTGAAAAATTGAATGATATGAACTTTATTGAACAAACTTTTGTCGAAGCAGCTCTTAAATCAGGTGCGGAAATTCGTGAAGTAGCTTTTCATAAATTTGCACCACAAGGCGTAAGCGGTGTTGTTATTATTTCTGAATCTCACTTAACGATTCACAGCTTCCCTGAGCACGGATATGCAAGTATTGATGTGTATACATGCGGCGATTTAAATCCAAATGTTGCAGCGGATTATATTGCAGAAGCATTGAATGCACAAACACGTGAAAATATTGAAATTCCACGTGGTATGGGTCCTGTTCATGTAAAACAGGCAAAAGCTCTTTAA
- a CDS encoding glyceraldehyde-3-phosphate dehydrogenase, translating into MKARIAINGFGRIGRMVFRKAILENTIDIIAINASYPAETLAHLVKYDTVHGPFQGDIIALDEELIVNGKRVKLLNNRNPEQLPWKELNIDVVIEATGKFNSRDKASLHLDAGAKKVIITAPGKDEDITIVMGVNEDKLDITQHDVISNASCTTNCLAPVAKVLDEKFGIENGLMTTIHSYTNDQRNIDNPHKDLRRARACGQSIIPTTTGAAKALALVLPQLKGKLHGMSLRVPTPNVSLVDLVVDLKQDVTVDDINQAFVEAKNGPLKGIVDFTMEPLVSVDFNTNPYSAIIDGLSTMVMGTRKVKVLAWYDNEWGYSSRVVDLTLYVAHLMANSNSVKVG; encoded by the coding sequence ATGAAGGCGAGAATTGCAATTAATGGTTTTGGGAGAATTGGAAGGATGGTTTTTAGAAAAGCAATCCTTGAAAATACGATTGATATTATTGCTATTAATGCGAGCTATCCCGCAGAAACATTAGCTCATTTAGTAAAATATGATACGGTTCATGGACCATTTCAAGGGGATATTATAGCATTAGATGAAGAGCTAATCGTAAATGGTAAAAGAGTGAAGCTATTAAACAATCGGAATCCTGAGCAACTTCCATGGAAAGAGTTAAATATCGATGTGGTTATTGAAGCGACCGGAAAATTTAATTCACGAGACAAGGCAAGTCTGCACCTTGACGCAGGAGCAAAAAAGGTAATCATTACTGCACCTGGCAAGGACGAGGATATTACGATTGTAATGGGAGTAAACGAAGACAAGCTTGATATCACTCAACATGATGTGATTTCCAACGCATCATGTACTACAAACTGTCTGGCACCTGTTGCAAAAGTGCTGGATGAAAAGTTTGGAATTGAAAATGGTTTAATGACAACGATTCACTCGTATACAAATGATCAACGTAACATCGATAACCCACATAAAGATTTACGAAGAGCTAGAGCTTGTGGACAATCTATCATTCCAACCACTACTGGGGCTGCTAAAGCTTTAGCATTGGTATTACCTCAGTTAAAGGGGAAGCTGCATGGAATGTCACTTCGGGTGCCTACACCAAACGTTTCTTTAGTAGATTTAGTGGTCGATTTGAAACAAGATGTTACCGTGGATGATATCAATCAGGCATTTGTGGAAGCAAAGAATGGTCCATTAAAGGGAATTGTAGATTTTACAATGGAACCGCTAGTATCCGTTGATTTCAATACAAATCCATACTCCGCAATCATTGATGGATTATCAACAATGGTAATGGGTACTAGGAAAGTGAAAGTGCTGGCTTGGTATGATAACGAATGGGGCTATTCTTCCCGCGTTGTCGATCTTACCTTATATGTCGCACACCTAATGGCGAATTCAAATTCAGTGAAAGTCGGATAA
- the coaE gene encoding dephospho-CoA kinase (Dephospho-CoA kinase (CoaE) performs the final step in coenzyme A biosynthesis.) yields MSLVIGLTGGIASGKSTVSNMFKEMDITVIDADVEARLAVEKGEPAYQKIIAEFGDDIVLDTEEIDRAKLGSIIFHNAEKRQILNGIVHPEVRKRMNNQVEAARARGEQVIVLDIPLLFESKLTHMVEKTILVYVDRDIQLNRLMERNDLSLEDAEARISSQMPLSDKVALADAVINNNGTISETKKQVIEVLTGWGITTP; encoded by the coding sequence ATGTCACTAGTAATCGGATTAACGGGCGGAATAGCCAGTGGAAAAAGTACAGTTTCAAATATGTTTAAAGAAATGGACATCACTGTCATTGATGCAGACGTAGAAGCCCGCCTCGCTGTTGAAAAAGGAGAACCAGCCTATCAAAAAATCATTGCTGAATTTGGTGATGATATTGTATTAGATACTGAGGAAATCGACAGGGCAAAACTGGGTTCGATTATCTTTCATAACGCAGAAAAACGACAGATCCTAAATGGCATCGTTCATCCTGAAGTTAGGAAAAGGATGAATAATCAAGTGGAAGCAGCGAGGGCGCGCGGGGAACAAGTTATTGTCCTCGATATCCCGCTGCTGTTTGAAAGTAAACTAACACATATGGTCGAAAAAACCATTCTTGTATATGTAGACAGAGATATTCAGCTAAATAGGCTGATGGAACGTAATGACCTGTCATTAGAAGATGCAGAGGCAAGAATAAGCTCACAAATGCCCCTATCAGATAAAGTAGCGCTAGCCGACGCCGTCATCAACAATAATGGGACCATCAGCGAAACAAAAAAACAGGTAATTGAGGTTTTGACAGGCTGGGGAATAACAACTCCATAA
- the ytaF gene encoding sporulation membrane protein YtaF: MFQLFSLLLLAFALSLDSFSVGFTYGLRKMVLPLKSVLIIATCSAISLMIAVSIGHGLEKILSPTITASLGGFILIGLGAWVLYQFFRPEKEKDKELLEHEKLIINFEIRSLGIAINILRKPMSADFDRSGTITGIEAFMLGFALSIDAFGAGIGAAMLGFSPFYLAISVAVMSSIFLLFGIKSGAFFHKFNWVQKFTFLPGILLIIIGIWKL, from the coding sequence ATGTTTCAATTGTTCTCACTTCTCCTGCTGGCTTTTGCTCTCAGTCTTGATAGCTTTAGCGTAGGGTTTACGTATGGCCTAAGAAAAATGGTACTGCCGCTTAAATCAGTTCTCATAATTGCAACCTGTTCAGCAATTTCATTAATGATTGCTGTGTCAATTGGACATGGCCTAGAAAAAATTTTATCTCCAACTATAACAGCAAGCCTCGGGGGCTTTATCTTAATCGGTCTCGGCGCCTGGGTATTGTATCAATTTTTTAGGCCAGAAAAAGAAAAGGATAAAGAGCTGCTCGAACATGAAAAGTTGATTATTAATTTTGAAATCCGCTCACTAGGAATCGCGATTAATATATTAAGAAAACCCATGTCAGCGGACTTTGATCGTTCGGGCACCATTACTGGAATCGAGGCATTTATGCTGGGTTTTGCCCTATCAATCGATGCATTTGGTGCTGGAATTGGAGCAGCTATGCTAGGATTCTCACCCTTTTATTTAGCCATTAGTGTTGCGGTCATGAGTTCTATATTTCTTCTTTTTGGAATTAAAAGTGGAGCCTTTTTTCATAAATTTAATTGGGTCCAAAAGTTTACCTTTTTACCAGGGATTTTATTAATTATCATTGGTATTTGGAAATTATGA
- the mutM gene encoding DNA-formamidopyrimidine glycosylase yields the protein MPELPEVETVRKTLKQLVSHKQIENITVHWPKIIKNPVEVEQFIDALKGETIEDVGRRGKFLIIYTKTFALVSHLRMEGKYGLYPKEEPYDKHTHVIFHFTDGTELRYRDVRKFGTMHLYKKGEEFLKPPLIDLGPEPFSKEFTVDYLSEKLKKTTRKLKPALLDQKVFVGLGNIYVDEALFRSGIHPERLANSLSEAELTLLHQEIVKTLDEAVKKGGSTIRSYVNSQGEIGMFQLELYAYGRKGEECKNCGTPLEKTTVGGRGTHFCPSCQKL from the coding sequence TTGCCAGAATTACCTGAAGTAGAAACCGTTAGAAAAACGTTAAAACAGCTTGTTTCTCATAAACAAATTGAGAATATAACCGTTCACTGGCCGAAAATCATTAAAAATCCCGTGGAGGTTGAACAATTTATTGACGCCCTTAAAGGAGAAACCATTGAGGACGTCGGCAGAAGAGGAAAGTTTTTAATCATCTATACCAAAACCTTCGCCCTCGTTTCCCATTTAAGGATGGAAGGAAAGTACGGACTTTATCCAAAAGAAGAACCGTATGACAAACATACTCATGTCATTTTTCATTTTACCGATGGAACTGAATTACGGTATCGGGATGTTCGTAAATTTGGAACCATGCACTTGTATAAAAAAGGGGAGGAATTTCTAAAACCTCCGCTTATTGACCTTGGACCAGAGCCGTTTTCAAAAGAGTTCACAGTAGACTATTTATCTGAGAAGCTGAAAAAGACAACCAGAAAGCTGAAGCCTGCACTCTTAGATCAAAAAGTCTTTGTCGGACTAGGTAACATCTATGTGGATGAGGCTCTGTTCCGGTCCGGAATTCACCCTGAAAGGCTCGCTAATTCTTTAAGTGAAGCTGAATTAACTTTACTGCATCAAGAAATTGTTAAGACCTTAGATGAAGCGGTTAAAAAAGGAGGAAGTACCATTCGCTCCTATGTTAACTCGCAAGGGGAAATTGGGATGTTCCAGCTTGAATTATATGCCTACGGACGTAAAGGGGAAGAATGTAAAAACTGTGGAACTCCGCTCGAAAAAACGACTGTAGGCGGCCGCGGAACGCATTTTTGTCCCAGCTGCCAAAAGCTTTAA
- the polA gene encoding DNA polymerase I, with protein sequence MDKKKLVLIDGNSIAYRAFFALPLLNNDKGIHTNAVYGFTMMLNKIMEDEKPTHILVAFDAGKTTFRHKTFGEYKGGRQKTPPELSEQFPYIRELLDVYGIKRYELENYEADDIIGTLSLSAEKEGYEIKVISGDKDLTQLSSEHTTVGITRKGITDIEEYTPAHVLEKYGLIPEQIIDMKGLMGDPSDNIPGVPGVGEKTAIKLLKEFSTLEKLLESIDQVTGNKLKEKLEEFKEQAKMSKELATIERQAPVEVSVENALYEGFEREKVAALYKELGFHSLLEKLGGDASSNEQLELEEIEFVTPDVITDDLFADDNYFYVEMLDDNYHYADIIGFSLVNENGYYYFPTDLATKSESFKKWAEDETKKKTVYDAKRTEVSLRRYDIHLKGSNFDTLMASYIINPSETIDDISTIAKKYGIQIQSDESFYGKGAKRKIPEASLTAEHLVRKSLAMFDLKQKLEDELKTNEQYELFTELEMPLSLILADMESCGIKVDSERLQRMGSEIHDRLIEIEGNIYDLAGEKFNINSTKQLGVILFEKLNLPSFKKTKKGYSTSADVLEKLANDHEIIDHILHYRQLGKLQSTYIEGLLKVLNPKTGKIHTRYQQTLTSTGRLSSIDPNLQNIPIRLEEGRKIRQAFVPSEPGWIIFAADYSQIELRVLADIAGDEKLIQAFKDDLDIHTKTAMDVFHVNAGDVTSNMRRQAKAVNFGIVYGISDYGLSQSLGITRKEAGLFIDRYLASYPGVKEYMDDIIHSAKQKGYVSTLLQRRRYIPEITHRNFNIRSFAERTAMNTPIQGSAADIIKKAMIDMADALKDYGLKTRLLLQVHDELIFEAPEEEIETLKKLVPDVMENALELKVPLKVDYSYGPTWFDAK encoded by the coding sequence ATGGATAAGAAGAAATTAGTATTAATAGACGGGAATAGTATTGCTTACCGTGCGTTTTTTGCACTGCCCCTGCTAAATAATGATAAAGGCATACATACAAATGCTGTATATGGTTTTACCATGATGCTTAATAAGATAATGGAGGATGAAAAGCCAACCCATATTCTAGTGGCATTTGATGCAGGGAAAACAACATTCCGGCATAAGACTTTTGGTGAATATAAGGGCGGAAGACAAAAAACACCGCCAGAATTATCCGAACAATTCCCTTATATTCGTGAGCTTTTGGATGTTTATGGAATAAAACGCTATGAGCTTGAAAATTATGAAGCTGATGACATTATTGGAACTCTCTCATTATCTGCGGAAAAAGAAGGCTATGAAATTAAGGTAATTTCGGGAGATAAAGATTTAACGCAGCTTTCCTCTGAACATACGACGGTTGGTATTACTCGTAAAGGAATTACTGATATCGAGGAGTACACACCTGCTCACGTATTGGAAAAGTATGGCTTAATCCCTGAGCAAATTATCGATATGAAGGGGTTAATGGGCGACCCTTCAGATAATATACCAGGTGTACCAGGTGTTGGAGAAAAGACAGCGATTAAGCTGCTGAAGGAATTTTCAACTTTAGAAAAATTATTAGAATCCATCGATCAAGTGACGGGGAATAAGTTGAAAGAAAAGCTAGAAGAATTTAAGGAACAAGCAAAGATGAGTAAGGAGCTTGCTACGATTGAAAGGCAGGCCCCAGTGGAAGTTTCTGTAGAAAATGCACTTTACGAGGGCTTTGAAAGAGAAAAAGTTGCAGCTCTATATAAAGAGCTTGGCTTCCATTCGTTGTTGGAAAAGTTGGGTGGAGACGCATCAAGCAATGAACAGCTTGAACTTGAAGAAATTGAGTTTGTGACCCCAGATGTGATAACAGATGATTTGTTTGCAGATGATAATTATTTTTATGTTGAAATGCTTGATGATAATTATCATTATGCCGATATAATTGGTTTTTCACTTGTAAATGAAAATGGATATTATTACTTTCCAACTGATTTAGCCACGAAATCTGAGAGCTTTAAAAAATGGGCAGAAGATGAAACAAAGAAGAAAACCGTCTATGATGCAAAGCGGACGGAGGTATCTTTAAGAAGGTATGATATCCATTTAAAAGGGTCTAATTTTGATACATTAATGGCTTCCTATATTATTAATCCCTCAGAAACGATTGATGATATTTCTACCATTGCAAAAAAGTATGGGATTCAAATTCAATCAGATGAATCGTTTTATGGAAAAGGGGCTAAGCGGAAAATACCTGAAGCATCGCTTACAGCCGAACACCTAGTTCGAAAAAGCCTAGCTATGTTTGATTTGAAACAGAAACTAGAGGATGAGTTAAAAACAAATGAACAATATGAATTGTTTACTGAGCTTGAAATGCCATTATCACTCATTTTGGCGGACATGGAATCTTGCGGAATCAAGGTTGACAGTGAACGCCTGCAAAGGATGGGCAGTGAAATACATGACAGGCTTATCGAAATCGAAGGAAACATTTATGACTTGGCAGGAGAAAAGTTCAATATTAACTCAACCAAGCAATTGGGTGTGATTCTATTTGAAAAGTTAAACCTGCCATCCTTTAAGAAAACGAAGAAAGGTTATTCCACATCAGCTGATGTTTTGGAAAAATTAGCAAATGATCATGAAATTATTGATCATATTCTTCATTACAGACAGTTAGGCAAGCTTCAGTCTACCTATATTGAAGGTCTTTTAAAGGTGTTAAATCCAAAAACGGGTAAAATCCATACACGATATCAACAGACATTAACATCAACGGGCAGATTAAGCTCGATTGATCCGAACCTGCAGAACATACCGATTCGGTTAGAGGAAGGACGGAAAATCCGCCAAGCCTTTGTACCATCAGAGCCAGGATGGATTATTTTTGCTGCCGATTATTCGCAAATCGAGTTAAGGGTTTTGGCTGATATCGCTGGTGATGAAAAACTGATTCAGGCATTTAAGGATGACCTCGACATTCATACAAAAACAGCTATGGACGTATTCCATGTGAATGCGGGCGACGTAACCTCCAATATGAGAAGGCAGGCAAAGGCGGTTAACTTTGGTATAGTCTATGGAATAAGTGATTACGGTCTGTCACAGAGCCTTGGGATTACACGTAAGGAAGCTGGTCTGTTTATTGACCGGTATCTAGCAAGCTATCCTGGAGTGAAAGAGTATATGGACGATATCATTCATTCCGCTAAACAAAAAGGCTATGTCTCTACCCTGTTGCAAAGAAGAAGATATATTCCTGAGATTACCCATCGGAATTTTAACATCAGAAGCTTTGCTGAAAGAACAGCAATGAACACGCCAATTCAGGGAAGTGCAGCCGATATTATCAAAAAAGCGATGATCGATATGGCGGATGCATTGAAGGATTATGGGTTAAAGACGAGACTGCTTCTTCAGGTGCACGATGAACTCATCTTTGAAGCACCAGAAGAGGAAATCGAAACACTGAAGAAATTAGTTCCTGATGTTATGGAAAATGCCCTCGAATTAAAAGTCCCATTAAAAGTAGACTATTCATATGGCCCAACATGGTTTGATGCGAAATAG